CAAGACCACCTGCGCCAACGACAACGGCCGGGCCGTCTGCCTCTGCCGCGAGGGCACGATCCCCAGGCCCAACGGGACCTGCGAGGCCATCACCACCGCCAACTGCCCCGAGCACCCCGGGGACAGCGCCGAGCCGGATGACTGCATCGCCCGGGCCGCGCCGCTCGACGCCTCGCGCGCGCGCACGCAGGGCATCGAGCCGGTGGGCGACTATGACTTCTTCCGCATCGACGCCACCGCGCGCGACGCCTACGTGCTCACCGTGACACCGGGACCGGGCGCGCTCCTGCCCCGCGTGGACGTGTTCGATCCCGAGGGCAGGTGGATCCGGGCACAGGACGGGAACCCCGGCGTGCAGGTGGGCTTCAAGGCCCGCGTCAGCGCGCCCTACACCGTGCGCGTGAGCCACTCGCCGAGAGATCCCTCCCCCGCCACCGGCACCTATACCCTCCAGCTCGCCCCCCCCGTGCAGGATGACTTCGGCGACACCCCGGAGGAGGCCGCGGCGCTCGTGCCCGCCCCCGGCGGCACCTCCGCCACCCTCGTCTCCGGCCGCTTCGAGTACGGACAGGACGAGGACTGGTTCTCCTTCCCCGTCGTGCGCGACGCCACCTACCGCATCGAGTTCGACACCACCCGGACCGTGCCCGCCCTCGCCGCCTTCATCCGCGAGAACGTGAAGAGCCCCTTCCTCACGGTCCAGAACTCCTACGTGGACTTCAAGGCGGCCTCGAGCACCACGGTGTTCATCGATCTCTACTCGGCCAACGAGGCCACGGGCACCTACGCCTTCCGGGTGTACGAGTTCCGCTGAGCGCGGCTCAGGTGTCCTCGTTCCGGGGGGGCGGGGGGTGGATGCGCACCTGCTTCACCCGGCGCGCCGACGCCTCCGCCACCTCGAGCACCGTGCCATCGGCCAGGGTGAAGCGCGCCCCGGCCGGGGGGATGGCTCCCGCCAGGGACAGACACAGCCCGCCCAGGGTGCTCCAGTTGCCATCCTCGGGCAGCGCCAACCGCTCCACCGCCCGGTTCACCTCCCGGATGGGGAGGACGGCGTCCACGAGCACCGTCCCGTCCGGCTCGCGCCGGATGTGCTCGGGCGGGGCCTCGCGCTCACTGGAGATGTTGCCCACCAGCTCCTCCACCAGATCCTTCATGGTGACGAGCCCGAGCAGTCCGCCCTGCTCATCCACCACCAGGGCGAGCTGGATGCGCCGCGCCTGCATCTGATGGAGCGCGTCCAGGGCGCGCATCGAGTCCGGGATGAACCAGGCCGGACGCAGCACGTCCTCCAGGAGGATGAGCTGCTGCTCGAGCGCGAACGACAGCAGATCCTTGGCCACCACGTACCCGGAGATGTGATCCAGATCCCCCTCGTACACGGGCATCCGGCTGTGGCCCTGCTCCAGGAGCACCTGCCGGACCTCCTCGGGCGAGGCATGCCGGCGGATCGCCACCACCTTCGTGCGCGGCACCATGACGTCCGTCACGGTGAGCTCCGCCAGATCGAAGGCCCGCGAGGCGATCTCCCCGGTGCGCGGGTGGACGCTGCCGCTGCGCGCCGCCTCCTCCACGAGCTGCCGCAGCTCATCGGACGACAGGCGCGACTCGGTGAAGGAGGTGCTGTCGCCGAAGAGGCGCAGCACCAGATTGGAGCTGAAGGTGAGCAGCCACACCACGGGCTTCATCAACCGCGACAGCCCTCGCAGGGGCCGGCCGATGAGGAGCGCGTAGCGCTCGGCGTAGCGCAGGGCGAGCGACTTGGGCACCAGCTCGCCCAGCACCAGCGACAGATAGGACACCAGACCCACCACCAGGGCGAAGGCCACGCTCTCCGCCTGACGCGCCGGCAACCCGAGCCCCTCCAGGGGGCCGCTCAAGCGCTGGGCGATGGAGGCACCACCGAAGGCCGCCGCCGTGGAGCCCACGACGGTGATGCCAATCTGCACCGTGGCCAGGAACCGCTCGGGGTTGTCCCGGAGCGCCTTGACCGCGCGCGCCGCGGCGCTGCGCTGCTCGATGAGCTCCTGCAGCCGTGTCTTGCGGATGGAGATGAGCGCGAGTTCGGCACCGGCGAAGATGCCGTTGGCGAGCACGAGCAACAGGATGATGGCGAATTCGGTAACGATGGCTTCCCGTCCTTGGGGGAAGCCTCAGTGTGCCGGAGATGACGACGAGGTGTGGACGAACTTGGGGAATTGACGACCCCTCCACACGGTGTCAGCGGGGCGCGAGGGTGATGATGTCCCGATCCAACAACTGCACCAGCACGCGCATCGTCTCCATTCGGGACATGCCTGAGACGGAGAAGAGCACCTCATAGCTCAAGTGTCCGTCGATGCGCGACAGCAGGAAGCCCATGCGCGCATCCAGGCTGAGCTTCATCAGCTCCGCCATGCGCAGCTTCAGCCGGGGCACCTGCTTCACGTCCCCCAGCCGCTGCTCCAGCGCGGCGCGCTGCGCCTGCTCGCATCGCGCGCGCGCCTCCTCCAACCGGGGCTCCAGCGGATCGAGCTGCTCGGCCTTGCCCAGCAGTTCCTGCGCACTCGACACATCCCCGAGCGACAGCAGCTCGTCCACGCCCACCAGCAGCGTGTTCACCCCCGGGCCCTGGCGCGCGGGAGACTCGGGAGCACTCTCTTCCCCCTGGGACACGTCGCCCTCCGAGAGGAAGGCGAGCACATCCGCGGTGATGGAAGGCAGGGAGGCCGTTCCATAGGACGGCGCCTCCTCCTCCTCCAGCAGGACGACGCTCACCTCGAGCTCGGGCAGAATCACCTCGGGCGGGGTGCGCTGGAAGGGGGAGACCGCACGGGCCGCCAGCGCGTTTGGAGTCGCCGCCAGTCCCAGAGCCGCGGATTGCGCAGGATCTCTCTTCACCGACCACTCCCCTTCCCTCTCAACTTCTGAGGTCTTGGAATCCTACGATTCCCCGGGAATGGCGTCAACACGGACAACGGATTTTTTCACTCCGGGAGAACCCCTCT
Above is a window of Cystobacter fuscus DNA encoding:
- a CDS encoding hemolysin family protein produces the protein MLVLANGIFAGAELALISIRKTRLQELIEQRSAAARAVKALRDNPERFLATVQIGITVVGSTAAAFGGASIAQRLSGPLEGLGLPARQAESVAFALVVGLVSYLSLVLGELVPKSLALRYAERYALLIGRPLRGLSRLMKPVVWLLTFSSNLVLRLFGDSTSFTESRLSSDELRQLVEEAARSGSVHPRTGEIASRAFDLAELTVTDVMVPRTKVVAIRRHASPEEVRQVLLEQGHSRMPVYEGDLDHISGYVVAKDLLSFALEQQLILLEDVLRPAWFIPDSMRALDALHQMQARRIQLALVVDEQGGLLGLVTMKDLVEELVGNISSEREAPPEHIRREPDGTVLVDAVLPIREVNRAVERLALPEDGNWSTLGGLCLSLAGAIPPAGARFTLADGTVLEVAEASARRVKQVRIHPPPPRNEDT